From the Musa acuminata AAA Group cultivar baxijiao chromosome BXJ3-7, Cavendish_Baxijiao_AAA, whole genome shotgun sequence genome, one window contains:
- the LOC103990512 gene encoding F-box protein PP2-A13: MGAGMSSDSGPEGVSGGLTGLGTLPEGCVAEIMLRLEPAEICRLARLCRTFCGAASADLVWETKLPRNYRYLLGKASGEDNSEGRRLSKKEIFALLCRRNAFGGANMEFCLEKKRGLICMWISSKALSITGIGDRRYWNFIPTAESRFQTVAYLHQIWWLEVRGEVEFCFPEGTYSLYFRLHLGRATKRLGRRVCSPEHIHGWDVKPVRFTLSTSDGQLAQSKCYLDEPGSWIHYHVGDFVSRSSDAPTGVKFSMTQIDCTHTKGGLCVDSVLIWPQGFVGLPTASCPLL; encoded by the exons ATGGGAGCTGGGATGTCGAGCGACTCGGGGCCGGAGGGGGTGAGCGGCGGCCTGACGGGGCTTGGCACCCTACCGGAGGGCTGCGTGGCGGAGATCATGCTGCGGCTCGAGCCGGCGGAGATCTGCCGGCTCGCGCGGCTCTGCCGCACGTTTTGTGGGGCGGCGTCGGCTGACCTCGTGTGGGAGACGAAGCTGCCGAGAAATTACAGGTATCTGTTGGGGAAGGCGTCGGGGGAGGACAACTCCGAGGGCCGCAGGCTTAGCAAGAAAGAGATCTTCGCGCTGCTCTGTCGCCGTAATGCCTTCGGTGGGGCAAACATG GAATTTTGCCTGGAGAAGAAGAGGGGTTTGATTTGTATGTGGATATCTTCAAAGGCATTGTCGATAACAGGGATTGGTGATAGGAGATACTGGAACTTCATTCCAACAGCAGAATCTAG GTTTCAGACGGTGGCATATCTTCATCAGATATGGTGGCTGGAGGTTCGTGGGGAAGTGGAATTCTGCTTCCCCGAGGGCACATACAGCTTATACTTCCGACTTCACTTAGGAAGGGCCACCAAACGGCTCGGCCGTCGGGTTTGTAGCCCTGAGCACATCCACGGATGGGATGTGAAGCCCGTGAGGTTTACGCTATCAACCTCGGATGGCCAACTCGCTCAATCCAAGTGCTACTTGGACGAACCCGGAAGTTGGATCCACTACCATGTGGGGGATTTTGTCTCGAGAAGCTCAGATGCACCCACCGGAGTTAAGTTCTCGATGACGCAGATCGACTGCACCCACACTAAAGGGGGTCTCTGCGTTGACTCAGTTTTGATATGGCCGCAGGGCTTCGTCGGTCTGCCGACTGCATCCTGCCCGCTCTTGTAG
- the LOC135643616 gene encoding protein DWARF AND LOW-TILLERING-like isoform X2 yields the protein MLAGCSSTLLSPRHKLRIDASVQLQACHFQLQEKHCPPQQQKMGTQRLDLPCGFASRKDPLRVALSVEKPTAEARGTSCSFRRNPVTHSSSSSMVARTSSWGGTGEIDGGHGGPWERRRSSKRFHERGSCDDYRAKRTRTGGIAGLVDVEGEVWLPQSTQEPPLVEGEKVFLVPTAASFPLPSSSSHTLVGGSSGPDNDLSTASNGSRIPCSSGVADAGGDGDGSLTEQQGLELVRLLTSCAESISTGNYEAMNFFLARLGEMATPQGTPIHRVVAYYTEALALRVARLRPHMFSVAPPRSLLDPTEDDNAIALRLLDCVSPIPKFLHFTLNERLLKALEGRDRVHIIDFNIKQGLQWPSLFQSLASRRPNPPSHVRITGVGESRQDLQDTGIRLARLAESFNLAFEFHAVVDRLEDVRLWMLHVKREECLAVNCVLTMHKALYDESGKAFMDLLDLIRSTHPEIVVMAEQEAKHNEPNWETRLARSLSYYAAIFDSMDDALPKDSQARIKVEEVFAKEIRNIVACEGDERTERHEGFDGWSKLMEDGGFRCLGIGEREMLQSRMILRMYSCEKYSIEKQGEGDGLTLMWLDQPLYTVSAWAPRDVAGSSSMSQPS from the exons ATGTTGGCTGGGTGCTCATCGACGCTGCTGTCGCCGAGGCACAAGTTGAGGATCGACGCTTCCGTGCAGTTGCAAGCCTGCCATTTCCAGTTACAGGAGAAGCATTGCCCTCCGCAGCAGCAGAAGATGGGTACCCAGCGACTCGACCTGCCCTGTGGCTTTGCCTCCCGGAAGGATCCCCTGAGGGTGGCGCTGTCGGTGGAGAAGCCCACGGCGGAGGCTCGGGGTACCAGCTGCTCCTTTAGGCGGAACCCGGTGACACACTCTTCATCGTCATCCATGGTGGCTCGGACGTCCTCGTGGGGAGGAACCGGAGAGATCGATGGAGGCCACGGCGGACCTTGGGAGCGGCGGAGGAGCTCGAAGAGATTCCATGAGAGGGGTTCGTGCGACGACTACCGAGCCAAGAGGACGAGGACCGGCGGCATAGCGGGATTGGTCGACGTCGAGGGCGAGGTATGGCTCCCTCAGTCCACCCAGGAGCCTCCATTGGTGGAAGGGGAGAAGGTGTTCCTCGTGCCCACAGCAGCAAGCTTTCCGCTTCCGTCGTCCTCGAGCCATACTTTGGTAGGAGGATCCTCCGGCCCCGACAATGATTTGAGCACAG CATCGAACGGGTCTCGGATCCCTTGTTCTTCCGGTGTTGCTGACGCAGGCGGCGACGGAGATGGCAGCTTGACGGAGCAGCAGGGTCTCGAGCTCGTGCGCTTGCTCACGTCGTGTGCGGAGTCCATTAGCACAGGAAACTACGAAGCCATGAACTTTTTCTTGGCCAGGCTCGGAGAGATGGCCACCCCACAGGGAACCCCCATTCACCGGGTGGTCGCCTACTACACCGAGGCCTTGGCACTCAGAGTCGCAAGGCTCCGCCCTCACATGTTCTCTGTTGCTCCACCAAGGAGCCTCCTCGACCCGACCGAGGACGACAATGCTATAGCGCTGCGGCTCCTCGATTGTGTTAGTCCCATTCCCAAATTTCTCCACTTCACACTGAACGAGAGGTTGCTGAAGGCATTGGAAGGAAGAGACAGAGTGCACATCATAGACTTCAACATCAAGCAAGGCCTGCAGTGGCCGAGCTTGTTTCAGAGCTTGGCTTCTCGGCGGCCTAATCCTCCGAGCCACGTCCGGATCACCGGGGTCGGCGAATCTAGACAGGACCTCCAGGACACAGGAATTAGGCTTGCGAGGCTCGCGGAGTCGTTCAACCTTGCGTTCGAGTTCCATGCAGTCGTGGACAGGTTGGAAGATGTGAGGCTTTGGATGCTTCATGTGAAGAGGGAGGAGTGCCTCGCGGTGAACTGTGTTCTGACGATGCACAAGGCACTCTACGACGAGAGCGGAAAGGCTTTCATGGATCTGTTGGATCTGATAAGGAGCACACACCCAGAGATCGTCGTCATGGCAGAACAAGAAGCAAAGCACAACGAGCCTAACTGGGAGACAAGGTTGGCCAGATCACTAAGCTACTACGCGGCCATCTTCGATTCCATGGATGATGCCCTGCCCAAGGACAGCCAGGCCAGGATCAAGGTTGAAGAagtgttcgccaaagagatcagaAACATAGTTGCTTGTGAAGGGGATGAGAGAACCGAGAGACACGAGGGCTTCGACGGGTGGAGCAAGCTGATGGAGGATGGTGGGTTCAGATGCCTGGGAATTGGAGAAAGGGAGATGCTGCAGAGTCGCATGATCCTGAGGATGTACTCCTGTGAGAAGTACAGCATAGAGAAGCAAGGGGAAGGTGATGGACTCACTCTCATGTGGTTAGATCAGCCTCTGTACACGGTCTCTGCATGGGCTCCCAGAGATGTTGCAGGCAGCTCCTCCATGTCTCAGCCAAGCTAG
- the LOC135643616 gene encoding protein DWARF AND LOW-TILLERING-like isoform X1, with the protein MLAGCSSTLLSPRHKLRIDASVQLQACHFQLQEKHCPPQQQKMGTQRLDLPCGFASRKDPLRVALSVEKPTAEARGTSCSFRRNPVTHSSSSSMVARTSSWGGTGEIDGGHGGPWERRRSSKRFHERGSCDDYRAKRTRTGGIAGLVDVEGEVWLPQSTQEPPLVEGEKVFLVPTAASFPLPSSSSHTLVGGSSGPDNDLSTGENPNGKSQSDSSSSSSSAYVSSPEPTKDSSGNTASNGSRIPCSSGVADAGGDGDGSLTEQQGLELVRLLTSCAESISTGNYEAMNFFLARLGEMATPQGTPIHRVVAYYTEALALRVARLRPHMFSVAPPRSLLDPTEDDNAIALRLLDCVSPIPKFLHFTLNERLLKALEGRDRVHIIDFNIKQGLQWPSLFQSLASRRPNPPSHVRITGVGESRQDLQDTGIRLARLAESFNLAFEFHAVVDRLEDVRLWMLHVKREECLAVNCVLTMHKALYDESGKAFMDLLDLIRSTHPEIVVMAEQEAKHNEPNWETRLARSLSYYAAIFDSMDDALPKDSQARIKVEEVFAKEIRNIVACEGDERTERHEGFDGWSKLMEDGGFRCLGIGEREMLQSRMILRMYSCEKYSIEKQGEGDGLTLMWLDQPLYTVSAWAPRDVAGSSSMSQPS; encoded by the coding sequence ATGTTGGCTGGGTGCTCATCGACGCTGCTGTCGCCGAGGCACAAGTTGAGGATCGACGCTTCCGTGCAGTTGCAAGCCTGCCATTTCCAGTTACAGGAGAAGCATTGCCCTCCGCAGCAGCAGAAGATGGGTACCCAGCGACTCGACCTGCCCTGTGGCTTTGCCTCCCGGAAGGATCCCCTGAGGGTGGCGCTGTCGGTGGAGAAGCCCACGGCGGAGGCTCGGGGTACCAGCTGCTCCTTTAGGCGGAACCCGGTGACACACTCTTCATCGTCATCCATGGTGGCTCGGACGTCCTCGTGGGGAGGAACCGGAGAGATCGATGGAGGCCACGGCGGACCTTGGGAGCGGCGGAGGAGCTCGAAGAGATTCCATGAGAGGGGTTCGTGCGACGACTACCGAGCCAAGAGGACGAGGACCGGCGGCATAGCGGGATTGGTCGACGTCGAGGGCGAGGTATGGCTCCCTCAGTCCACCCAGGAGCCTCCATTGGTGGAAGGGGAGAAGGTGTTCCTCGTGCCCACAGCAGCAAGCTTTCCGCTTCCGTCGTCCTCGAGCCATACTTTGGTAGGAGGATCCTCCGGCCCCGACAATGATTTGAGCACAGGTGAAAATCCAAACGGCAAGTCCCAGTCTGATTCGagttcgtcgtcgtcgtccgcaTACGTTTCTTCTCCGGAGCCAACAAAGGATTCTTCTGGCAATACAGCATCGAACGGGTCTCGGATCCCTTGTTCTTCCGGTGTTGCTGACGCAGGCGGCGACGGAGATGGCAGCTTGACGGAGCAGCAGGGTCTCGAGCTCGTGCGCTTGCTCACGTCGTGTGCGGAGTCCATTAGCACAGGAAACTACGAAGCCATGAACTTTTTCTTGGCCAGGCTCGGAGAGATGGCCACCCCACAGGGAACCCCCATTCACCGGGTGGTCGCCTACTACACCGAGGCCTTGGCACTCAGAGTCGCAAGGCTCCGCCCTCACATGTTCTCTGTTGCTCCACCAAGGAGCCTCCTCGACCCGACCGAGGACGACAATGCTATAGCGCTGCGGCTCCTCGATTGTGTTAGTCCCATTCCCAAATTTCTCCACTTCACACTGAACGAGAGGTTGCTGAAGGCATTGGAAGGAAGAGACAGAGTGCACATCATAGACTTCAACATCAAGCAAGGCCTGCAGTGGCCGAGCTTGTTTCAGAGCTTGGCTTCTCGGCGGCCTAATCCTCCGAGCCACGTCCGGATCACCGGGGTCGGCGAATCTAGACAGGACCTCCAGGACACAGGAATTAGGCTTGCGAGGCTCGCGGAGTCGTTCAACCTTGCGTTCGAGTTCCATGCAGTCGTGGACAGGTTGGAAGATGTGAGGCTTTGGATGCTTCATGTGAAGAGGGAGGAGTGCCTCGCGGTGAACTGTGTTCTGACGATGCACAAGGCACTCTACGACGAGAGCGGAAAGGCTTTCATGGATCTGTTGGATCTGATAAGGAGCACACACCCAGAGATCGTCGTCATGGCAGAACAAGAAGCAAAGCACAACGAGCCTAACTGGGAGACAAGGTTGGCCAGATCACTAAGCTACTACGCGGCCATCTTCGATTCCATGGATGATGCCCTGCCCAAGGACAGCCAGGCCAGGATCAAGGTTGAAGAagtgttcgccaaagagatcagaAACATAGTTGCTTGTGAAGGGGATGAGAGAACCGAGAGACACGAGGGCTTCGACGGGTGGAGCAAGCTGATGGAGGATGGTGGGTTCAGATGCCTGGGAATTGGAGAAAGGGAGATGCTGCAGAGTCGCATGATCCTGAGGATGTACTCCTGTGAGAAGTACAGCATAGAGAAGCAAGGGGAAGGTGATGGACTCACTCTCATGTGGTTAGATCAGCCTCTGTACACGGTCTCTGCATGGGCTCCCAGAGATGTTGCAGGCAGCTCCTCCATGTCTCAGCCAAGCTAG